From a single Planococcus shenhongbingii genomic region:
- a CDS encoding DUF3899 domain-containing protein has product MKITILGIIIIQVLIFLTMVLRSEAFSLLSYINNSFIYGGVLFFIGLWVFVIRTGVFDIFTMSMRKVFKGKSTLEDDEMRAPSELFAVSSTPLLIIGGVTLLAMGISLFIYQL; this is encoded by the coding sequence ATGAAAATAACTATTCTTGGTATAATTATTATCCAAGTTTTAATTTTTTTGACGATGGTATTGCGGAGTGAAGCTTTCTCTCTTTTGTCCTATATAAACAATTCTTTTATCTATGGCGGAGTTCTGTTTTTTATCGGCTTATGGGTTTTTGTTATACGGACTGGAGTATTTGATATATTTACAATGAGCATGAGAAAAGTCTTTAAGGGCAAATCTACCTTAGAAGATGACGAAATGCGTGCGCCTTCTGAACTTTTTGCTGTATCTAGCACTCCTCTCTTGATCATTGGCGGCGTCACTTTACTGGCTATGGGAATTTCACTTTTTATCTACCAGCTATAA
- the trpS gene encoding tryptophan--tRNA ligase, which translates to MKKIFSGVQPTGTVTLGNYIGAFKQFTDLQDEFECIFCIVDQHAITMPQDRLELRKNIKALAALYLAVGIDPEKVTLFIQSEVPAHAQAGWMLQCISTIGELERMTQYKDKSAKSTSVSSGLLTYPPLMAADILLYQTDVVPVGDDQKQHIELTRDLAERFNKRFNEVLKIPEIRVPKNGARIMSLQDPTKKMSKSDTNKKAIVTLLDDLKTIEKKIKSAVTDSEGIVKFDPINKPGISNLLTIEAALSDVSIESLVSKYEGAGYGDFKASVAKAVTDHLAPIQERYQELLNSEELDRILDEGAEKANHLANKTLKKMENAMGLGRKRK; encoded by the coding sequence ATGAAAAAAATCTTTTCTGGTGTACAACCTACCGGTACCGTTACTTTAGGAAATTATATCGGCGCATTTAAGCAATTTACGGACCTGCAGGATGAATTTGAATGCATTTTTTGCATCGTGGACCAGCATGCCATCACCATGCCGCAAGACCGGCTGGAGTTGAGAAAAAACATTAAAGCTCTTGCAGCTTTATATCTTGCTGTCGGCATTGATCCGGAGAAAGTCACTCTCTTCATACAATCGGAAGTTCCGGCACATGCCCAAGCCGGTTGGATGCTGCAATGCATTTCTACTATCGGTGAACTCGAGCGCATGACACAGTACAAAGATAAGTCTGCAAAAAGCACTTCGGTTTCATCCGGGCTTCTGACTTATCCGCCTTTGATGGCTGCAGACATTCTCCTTTACCAAACGGATGTGGTACCCGTTGGAGATGACCAAAAGCAGCATATTGAACTGACGCGTGATTTGGCGGAACGTTTCAATAAGCGTTTTAATGAAGTATTGAAGATTCCGGAAATCCGTGTTCCGAAAAATGGCGCCCGCATTATGTCGCTTCAAGATCCGACGAAAAAAATGAGCAAATCGGATACCAATAAAAAAGCGATTGTCACGTTGCTCGATGATTTAAAGACCATCGAAAAGAAAATTAAAAGTGCTGTCACGGATTCAGAAGGCATAGTAAAATTTGATCCTATAAACAAACCCGGTATTTCCAATTTGTTGACTATCGAAGCCGCTCTTTCCGATGTAAGCATTGAGTCCCTTGTCTCTAAATATGAAGGGGCTGGCTATGGAGACTTTAAAGCATCTGTCGCAAAAGCAGTAACCGATCATCTTGCTCCCATTCAAGAACGTTACCAGGAACTTTTGAATTCAGAAGAACTTGACCGAATTTTGGATGAAGGCGCTGAAAAAGCTAATCATTTAGCGAATAAGACGTTGAAGAAAATGGAAAATGCGATGGGCTTAGGCCGTAAGCGAAAATAA